From a region of the Impatiens glandulifera chromosome 4, dImpGla2.1, whole genome shotgun sequence genome:
- the LOC124936369 gene encoding uncharacterized protein LOC124936369 has protein sequence MAYKKSILSFLYIFLAMTVQAVEYTVTNTAAGTPGGVRFDNEIGSDYSLQILSESTSFVWQIFQQNQDSDRKSVAKVSTFVEAYTSNDEIHVSAEYIAGYSGDVRIEIIGVLYHEMTHVWQWNGAGQAPGGLIEGVADYVRLKSGFIPSHWVQPGQGDRWDQGYDVTARFLDYCNGLLDGFVAKLNEKMIDGYSQTYFDDLLGESVDQLWSDYKAKYA, from the coding sequence ATGGCATACAAAAAATCTATATTATCCTTTCTCTATATATTCCTAGCAATGACCGTCCAAGCTGTCGAATACACGGTCACCAACACCGCGGCAGGAACCCCAGGCGGTGTTCGGTTCGACAACGAGATCGGATCCGATTACTCCCTTCAGATCCTGTCCGAGTCCACGAGTTTTGTATGgcaaatatttcaacaaaaccAAGACTCCGATAGAAAAAGCGTGGCTAAAGTTAGCACGTTTGTCGAGGCGTACACGAGCAACGACGAGATCCACGTCAGTGCAGAATACATCGCCGGATATTCCGGCGACGTGAGGATTGAAATCATCGGGGTTTTGTACCACGAGATGACGCATGTTTGGCAGTGGAATGGAGCCGGGCAAGCGCCGGGCGGTTTGATTGAAGGAGTGGCGGATTATGTGAGGTTGAAATCGGGGTTTATTCCGAGTCATTGGGTTCAACCCGGGCAGGGTGACCGATGGGATCAAGGTTACGATGTTACGGCTAGGTTTCTTGATTATTGTAATGGTTTGTTGGATGGATTTGTGGCTAAGTTGAATGAGAAGATGATTGATGGTTATAGTCAAACTTATTTTGATGATCTATTGGGGGAGAGTGTTGATCAATTGTGGAGTGATTATAAGGCTAAGTATGCATGA
- the LOC124935516 gene encoding uncharacterized protein LOC124935516, with product MTPSMVYPILIVLLAVVRGIVCVEFTVRNDALSTPGGKRFENVIGQAYIKATMIKSSNFIWNMFKQQNAQDKNTYNNVEVVVYNYNGGEAYTSGSIINISALYVQGYQGNVKWEITSLVYHEMTHVWQWDGAGKAPVGLVEGVADYTILKANYYPPAFAKPGTGDKWDQGYDITARFLEYCESLKPGFVAALNKKMKDTYNVQYFKDLLGKSVDQLWKEYKAKYSGGKVVEKLNLEEIKPRKYSDRYLV from the exons ATGACCCCTTCCATGGTGTACCCTATATTGATAGTTCTTTTGGCAGTTGTTCGTGGCATTGTCTGCGTTGAATTCACTGTGAGAAATGACGCACTCTCAACCCCAGGTGGTAAGCGATTCGAGAATGTGATCGGACAGGCTTACATTAAGGCGACAATGATAAAATCCTCCAATTTCATATGGAATATGTTCAAACAACAAAATGCACAAGATAAGAATACATACAACAACGTTGAGGTTGTCGTATATAATTACAATGGGGGCGAAGCGTATACCAGCGGGTCAATCATTAATATCAGTGCCTTATACGTTCAG GGTTACCAAGGTAATGTGAAATGGGAGATCACATCCCTTGTCTACCATGAAATGACCCATGTTTGGCAATGGGATGGGGCTGGCAAAGCACCGGTAGGGTTAGTAGAGGGAGTAGCGGATTACACTATCTTAAAAGCGAATTATTATCCTCCTGCATTTGCCAAACCTGGAACGGGAGATAAATGGGATCAAGGATACGATATCACAGCACGATTTCTCGAGTATTGCGAGAGTTTAAAGCCAGGATTTGTTGCTGCCCTAAACAAGAAGATGAAAGATACATATAATgtacaatattttaaagactTGCTTGGGAAATCGGTGGATCAATTATGGAAAGAATACAAAGCTAAATATAGTGGTGGGAAAGTTGTGGAAAAATTAAACTTGGAAGAGATTAAACCAAGGAAATATAGTGATAGATATTTGGTGTAG